A genomic stretch from Microcebus murinus isolate Inina chromosome 11, M.murinus_Inina_mat1.0, whole genome shotgun sequence includes:
- the GAPT gene encoding protein GAPT isoform X1, producing the protein MADYSISLFLGFLLCYYLPLISASFCDSLTEKEVQWNKIPPDTVQLYINGCKVNSITYKESQPPKTSLHNLSSNCIRTLPYNVLPNLETKCLKELPNSFLNNTSLQGITLVCTCEFIKGNTKLLNITACSEMLKSCGNSSVAITVGISLLLLMIICGIGCVWHWKHQETTRFTLPRFLQRRSSRRKDYTKTFSWSHHIIGLWRKSPTEARDQRSTAAGTDMQENYENVEAGPPKADIETDKELYENTRQSNFEEHIYGNETSSDYYDFRKPHTSEIPQDEDIYILPD; encoded by the coding sequence ATGGCAGATTATTCAATCTCCCTTTTCTTGGGTTTTCTACTCTGCTATTATCTTCCACtcatttctgcttcattttgTGATTCATTGACAGAAAAGGAAGTGCAATGGAATAAAATCCCCCCTGATACGGTACAATTATACATTAATGGTTGTAAGGTGAATAGCATCACATACAAAGAGAGCCAGCCTCCAAAAACAAGTTTACACAATCTCTCCTCCAATTGCATCAGGACTTTACCGTATAATGTTCTTCCAAATCTGGAAACGAAATGCCTAAAAGAGCTTCCAAATTCATTTCTGAACAATACTAGTCTACAAGGAATTACATTGGTCTGTACCTGTGAATTCATTAAGGGAAACACCAAACTGTTAAACATAACTGCTTGCTCAGAAATGTTGAAAAGCTGTGGAAATAGTTCAGTGGCCATTACTGTAGGAATTTCCCTTCTTTTACTCATGATCATTTGTGGAATTGGGTGTGTTTGGCACTGGAAACACCAAGAGACCACACGATTTACCTTACCGAGGTTTTTGCAAAGAAGAAGCAGCAGGAGAAAAGACTATACTAAAacattctcctggagtcaccacaTTATTGGCTTATGGCGTAAAAGCCCAACTGAAGCCCGAGACCAGAGATCTACTGCTGCAGGAACTGACATGCAGGAGAACTATGAAAATGTGGAAGCAGGTCCCCCCAAAGCTGACATAGAAACTGATAAGGAACTGTATGAAAACACACGGCAATCTAACTTCGAGGAACATATCTATGGAAATGAGACATCCTCGGACTATTATGACTTCCGGAAGCCTCATACTTCTGAAATTCCTCAAGATGAAGATATATACATTCTCCCAGATTAA
- the GAPT gene encoding protein GAPT isoform X2, whose translation MLKSCGNSSVAITVGISLLLLMIICGIGCVWHWKHQETTRFTLPRFLQRRSSRRKDYTKTFSWSHHIIGLWRKSPTEARDQRSTAAGTDMQENYENVEAGPPKADIETDKELYENTRQSNFEEHIYGNETSSDYYDFRKPHTSEIPQDEDIYILPD comes from the coding sequence ATGTTGAAAAGCTGTGGAAATAGTTCAGTGGCCATTACTGTAGGAATTTCCCTTCTTTTACTCATGATCATTTGTGGAATTGGGTGTGTTTGGCACTGGAAACACCAAGAGACCACACGATTTACCTTACCGAGGTTTTTGCAAAGAAGAAGCAGCAGGAGAAAAGACTATACTAAAacattctcctggagtcaccacaTTATTGGCTTATGGCGTAAAAGCCCAACTGAAGCCCGAGACCAGAGATCTACTGCTGCAGGAACTGACATGCAGGAGAACTATGAAAATGTGGAAGCAGGTCCCCCCAAAGCTGACATAGAAACTGATAAGGAACTGTATGAAAACACACGGCAATCTAACTTCGAGGAACATATCTATGGAAATGAGACATCCTCGGACTATTATGACTTCCGGAAGCCTCATACTTCTGAAATTCCTCAAGATGAAGATATATACATTCTCCCAGATTAA